DNA sequence from the Staphylococcus epidermidis genome:
ACTTCATCATTCATTGTTTTTAAAATATTTTCATTATTAGAATGGTCTGATTGAGAATCAGATGGAATTCTATAATCATCTCGTCTATAAAGAAACTCATTACAATGTTTTATTAAAGTGTAAAGATGATTATTATCATTATTTTGTTCCATTAGACGCCTCCTCACCATTCATATATTACGATAAGTTATCTCGCCAATCAACTAATGTTTGGATATCATTTAAAGAGATTTTACCTTCATCTTTCGCAACTTCTATAAGCTCATTATAATCACTTAAAGTGTAAAACGGAATATGAGCCTTATTAAATGTCTTGTCTGCTTTCGCAAGACCATATGTGAATATAGCAACGACCCCAAGCACATTAGCTCCCGCTTCTTCCAATGCTTCGACAGCTGTAATCGAAGAACCTCCAGTAGAAATTAAATCCTCGACTACAACGACATTTTTATTCTCGCTTTTTGCACCTTCTATTTGGTTTTGTTTACCATGGCTTTTACTTTTTGATCTAACGTAATTCATAGGTAATTCTAATTTTTCAGAAATGTAAGCTGCATGAGGGATACCAGCAGTGGCCGTACCCGAGATAATTTCAACGTTAGAAAAATGTTCTTTAATTAATTGAATTAACCCATCTCTAATCGCATTACGCACTTCAGGGTAGCCTAAAGTTATTCGATTATCACAATATATAGGCGATTTAATTCCAGAGCTCCAAGTAAATAAATCATTTGGAGATAATGAAACTGCCTCTATGTCTAACAATGCTTTAGCAATATTTTTAGCCATTTAACTTAACCAACTTTCTTTTATTTTATGATAACTGTCAATTGGATGCTCACTTTGAGTGATAGGTCGACCTACTACGATATGTGTTGACCCCAAGGTTTTAGCTTCCTCTGGTGTTGTAATTCGTTGTTGATCATTACGAGCTGCGCCTTTCGGGCGAATACCTGGTGTCACTTTTAAAAAGTCAGTACCTAGTTCTTTAGAAATCATCTCAGCCTCAAGAGGAGAACATACGACACCGTCTAAACCAGCTTTTTTAGTAAGACGAGCATAATTTAAAACTGCCTCCTCTATTGAGGTTTGAATATTTTGTTCTTCATGTAATTGTCTTTCAGTAGTTGAAGTTAATTGAGTAACTGCAATGATTTTAATATCAGCATTATGTTTTCTTAACCCTTTTTTAGCTTCTTCCATCATTTTAATACCACCGGCAGCATGAACATTGACTAAATCTACATCTAAACGTGCTAAGCCTTCCATTGCTTTACTCACAGTATTAGGTATGTCATGTAATTTTAAATCTAAAAAGATATCATGACCTCTTTTTTTAATGGACTTAATTAAAGCTGGCCCTGTTTGATAAAATAACTCCATCCCAATTTTGACGCATAACGGTTCATTAAATTTATTTAAAAATGTATGAACCTCGTCTGCTGATTTAAAATCTAATGCTATAATGGGTAGATTTCTCACACTCATCTTCTC
Encoded proteins:
- the pyrF gene encoding orotidine-5'-phosphate decarboxylase; this encodes MRNLPIIALDFKSADEVHTFLNKFNEPLCVKIGMELFYQTGPALIKSIKKRGHDIFLDLKLHDIPNTVSKAMEGLARLDVDLVNVHAAGGIKMMEEAKKGLRKHNADIKIIAVTQLTSTTERQLHEEQNIQTSIEEAVLNYARLTKKAGLDGVVCSPLEAEMISKELGTDFLKVTPGIRPKGAARNDQQRITTPEEAKTLGSTHIVVGRPITQSEHPIDSYHKIKESWLS
- the pyrE gene encoding orotate phosphoribosyltransferase translates to MAKNIAKALLDIEAVSLSPNDLFTWSSGIKSPIYCDNRITLGYPEVRNAIRDGLIQLIKEHFSNVEIISGTATAGIPHAAYISEKLELPMNYVRSKSKSHGKQNQIEGAKSENKNVVVVEDLISTGGSSITAVEALEEAGANVLGVVAIFTYGLAKADKTFNKAHIPFYTLSDYNELIEVAKDEGKISLNDIQTLVDWRDNLS